The Thiothrix subterranea genome has a segment encoding these proteins:
- a CDS encoding GntR family transcriptional regulator has protein sequence MAERKVEATRNAVNDSAAFIQRLKPDSGIAEPVYRQLQRQIIQMIQAGELGEGDSLPSERMLAEALRLSRTTIRRCYDELREQDFISTHGRAGVIVKSPPRINPEIGKLKGFTEEMREIGVQPSTQLLERRIVCDRTIASIFNRPSTARFLKLVRLRLGDGVPMTREVAWYDLTLASALADWDVVGSVYQFLQQHCGVILADGEQTIEAAMSNAEEMAAFGFAEPSPCLLLKRKTYATTGQMVEYVEGTFRGDAYTYRITLKMNPHMPAQP, from the coding sequence ATGGCGGAAAGAAAAGTCGAGGCTACGCGAAATGCGGTCAATGATAGCGCGGCATTCATTCAGCGTTTGAAGCCTGATAGTGGGATCGCAGAACCCGTGTATCGACAATTACAACGCCAAATTATCCAGATGATCCAAGCTGGGGAATTGGGTGAAGGGGATAGTTTGCCTTCTGAACGCATGTTGGCAGAAGCATTGCGGCTAAGTCGTACCACGATTCGGCGCTGTTACGATGAGTTGCGTGAGCAAGATTTCATTAGTACGCATGGACGTGCAGGGGTGATAGTTAAATCGCCACCGCGTATTAACCCCGAAATCGGCAAGCTCAAAGGTTTTACCGAAGAAATGCGGGAAATTGGGGTGCAACCATCCACCCAATTGCTGGAACGTCGGATTGTTTGTGACCGTACCATTGCTTCGATTTTTAACCGCCCTTCCACCGCACGTTTTCTCAAGTTGGTACGTTTGCGTTTGGGGGATGGCGTGCCGATGACCCGTGAAGTGGCTTGGTATGACTTGACGCTTGCATCGGCATTGGCAGATTGGGATGTGGTCGGCTCGGTTTACCAATTCCTGCAACAGCACTGCGGTGTGATCTTGGCAGATGGTGAGCAAACCATTGAAGCCGCGATGAGCAATGCGGAGGAAATGGCGGCGTTTGGCTTTGCTGAACCAAGTCCGTGTCTATTGCTCAAACGCAAAACGTATGCAACCACGGGGCAGATGGTGGAATACGTCGAAGGGACGTTTCGGGGTGATGCGTACACCTACCGGATTACACTGAAGATGAATCCGCATATGCCTGCCCAGCCATAA
- the typA gene encoding translational GTPase TypA, whose protein sequence is MIQNLRNIAIIAHVDHGKTTLVDKLLQQSGTLGERAEVSERMMDSNALEKERGITILAKNTALRWTNPADGIEYRINIVDTPGHADFGGEVERVLSMVDSVLLLVDAVDGPMPQTRFVTQKAFSHGLKPILVVNKIDRPGANPHRVMDQVFELFDNLGATDEQLDFPVVYASAINGYAGLEETVSDGDMTPLFQTIIGSVKAPDVDPNAPFQLQISQLDYNSYLGIIGIGRIKQGRVKTNTQVKVIDTEGKIRNGRVLKILGFNGLDRVEVNEAQAGDIIAFSGMDELHISDTVCDPESVVALPPLTIDEPTVTMTFQVNTSPFAGKEVKTGTSSRRLNERLHQELLSNVALRVEETDDPEKFKVSGRGELHLGILIENMRREGYELAVSRPEVIIREVDGVKMEPFENVTVDIEESSQGKVMEALGERRAELKDMAPDGKGRVRLEYLMPARGLIGFQTDFMTMTSGTGLIYHVFDSYAPFKAGAIGNRHNGVLISNGTGKALAYALFSLQDRGKLFVSHTEEVYEGQVIGIHTRDNDLVVNPLKAKQLTNIRASGTDENLILVPAIRMTLEQAMEFIDDDELVEITPKNIRIRKRFLMENDRKRAGAAKKDLAS, encoded by the coding sequence GTGATCCAGAATCTGCGAAACATCGCCATCATCGCCCACGTTGACCACGGGAAAACCACCTTGGTTGACAAACTGTTACAACAATCCGGCACTTTGGGCGAACGCGCCGAAGTTTCCGAACGGATGATGGACTCTAACGCGCTGGAGAAAGAGCGCGGCATTACCATCTTGGCGAAAAACACCGCCCTGCGTTGGACTAACCCTGCCGACGGTATCGAATACCGCATCAACATCGTTGACACCCCAGGACACGCGGACTTCGGCGGCGAAGTTGAGCGCGTCTTGTCGATGGTGGACTCCGTATTGCTGCTGGTTGACGCGGTAGATGGCCCGATGCCACAAACCCGTTTCGTTACCCAGAAAGCGTTTTCGCACGGTTTGAAACCGATTCTGGTTGTGAACAAAATTGACCGCCCCGGCGCAAACCCGCACCGCGTGATGGATCAGGTGTTTGAACTGTTCGATAACCTTGGCGCAACTGACGAACAACTCGACTTCCCAGTCGTATACGCCTCAGCCATCAACGGCTACGCGGGCTTGGAAGAAACCGTTAGCGACGGCGATATGACCCCGCTGTTCCAAACCATCATTGGTTCAGTAAAAGCGCCAGACGTTGACCCGAATGCACCGTTCCAATTGCAGATCAGCCAATTGGACTACAACTCCTACCTCGGCATTATCGGGATTGGGCGTATCAAGCAAGGTCGCGTCAAAACCAATACCCAAGTCAAAGTTATCGACACCGAAGGCAAAATCCGTAACGGTCGCGTGCTGAAAATCCTCGGCTTCAACGGCTTGGATCGCGTCGAAGTCAACGAAGCGCAAGCGGGCGATATTATCGCGTTCTCTGGTATGGACGAGCTGCACATTTCTGACACCGTGTGTGACCCAGAAAGCGTTGTCGCACTGCCGCCGCTGACCATTGACGAACCGACCGTCACCATGACGTTCCAAGTCAACACCTCACCGTTTGCAGGCAAAGAAGTCAAAACCGGCACGTCTTCACGCCGCTTGAACGAGCGTCTGCATCAAGAATTGCTGAGTAACGTCGCCTTGCGTGTGGAAGAAACCGATGACCCTGAGAAATTCAAAGTCTCCGGTCGTGGCGAATTGCACTTGGGCATCCTGATCGAAAATATGCGTCGTGAAGGCTACGAACTCGCGGTTTCCCGCCCGGAAGTTATCATCCGTGAAGTTGATGGCGTGAAAATGGAACCGTTTGAAAACGTGACCGTTGACATCGAAGAGTCCAGCCAAGGTAAAGTCATGGAAGCGCTGGGTGAACGCCGCGCTGAACTGAAAGACATGGCACCGGATGGCAAAGGCCGCGTGCGTTTGGAATACCTGATGCCTGCGCGTGGTTTAATCGGTTTCCAAACCGACTTCATGACCATGACCTCTGGTACTGGCTTGATTTACCACGTATTTGACAGCTATGCACCGTTCAAAGCGGGCGCAATTGGCAACCGTCACAACGGCGTGTTGATTTCCAACGGCACCGGCAAAGCCTTGGCTTACGCCCTGTTCAGTCTGCAAGATCGCGGCAAGTTATTCGTCAGCCACACCGAAGAAGTATACGAAGGTCAGGTCATCGGTATTCATACCCGCGACAACGACTTGGTCGTTAACCCGCTGAAAGCCAAGCAGTTAACCAACATTCGTGCTTCCGGTACAGATGAAAACTTGATCCTTGTCCCTGCCATCCGCATGACGCTGGAACAGGCGATGGAATTCATCGACGACGACGAATTGGTTGAAATCACGCCGAAGAACATCCGTATCCGCAAGCGTTTCCTGATGGAAAATGACCGCAAGCGGGCGGGCGCGGCGAAGAAAGATCTGGCGTCGTAA